In Oryza glaberrima chromosome 8, OglaRS2, whole genome shotgun sequence, the following are encoded in one genomic region:
- the LOC127781587 gene encoding putative clathrin assembly protein At1g25240, which produces MTTARQWWRRAAAAAKDRRSLYLTRVAALRPASPAAAAALRNAELEAAVIRATSHDERSVDYRSAARVFALARASPAVLQPLMWALARRAGRTRCWAVALKALMLAHGLLLRSDLAPRAARLGRVPFDLADFRDRSSSPTKTSGFSAFVRAYFHFLDTRSLFAAQDMDNNNDDDADDEDARLDGVSRLQHLLDLLMQIRPYGDGMEQGLILEAMDCVVIEIFEVYSQICTGIARFLVGVLGSAPTTPRPRPGETMAAARRRRGLQGMRVLRKASEQSAQLTSYFELCRSLGVLNAAEFPAVERVPDDDIRDLEKLIMSHVVEDRGKEKVSEEKALVAVEDTGVASRTVVTREWVVFDDDDEDDDVAGARQGHFGHYVNPFLGAPWEAVTGSGNLLV; this is translated from the coding sequence ATGACGACCGCGCGGcaatggtggcggcgggcggcggcggcggcgaaggacaGGAGGAGCCTGTACCTGACGCgcgtggcggcgctgcggccggcctccccggcggcggcggcggcgctgaggaacgcggagctggaggcggcggtgatCCGGGCGACGAGCCACGACGAGCGGTCGGTGGACTACAGGAGCGCGGCGCGGGTGTTCGCGCTGGCGCGCGCGTCGCCCGCGGTGCTGCAGCCGCTCATGTGGGCGCtcgcgcggcgggcggggcggACGCGGTGCTGGGCGGTGGCGCTCAAGGCGCTCATGCTCGCGCACGGCCTGCTGCTGCGGTCCGACCTCgccccgcgcgcggcgcgcctcGGCCGCGTCCCCTTCGACCTCGCCGACTTCCGCGaccgctcgtcgtcgccgaccaAGACGTCGGGCTTCTCCGCCTTCGTGCGCGCCTACTTCCACTTCCTGGACACCCGCTCCCTCTTCGCCGCCCAGGACATGGACaacaacaacgacgacgacgccgacgacgaggacgcgcGCCTCGACGGCGTGTCGAGGCTGCAGCACCTGCTCGACCTGCTCATGCAAATCCGGCCATACGGGGACGGCATGGAGCAGGGCCTCATCCTGGAGGCGATGGACTGCGTCGTCATCGAGATCTTCGAGGTGTACAGCCAGATATGCACCGGCATCGCCCgcttcctcgtcggcgtcctcggatcggcgccgacgacgccgcggccgcggccgggggagaccatggccgccgcgcggcggcggagggggctgCAGGGGATGCGTGTGCTGCGGAAGGCCTCGGAGCAGAGCGCGCAGCTCACTTCGTACTTCGAGCTTTGCCGGAGCCTCGGCGTGCTCAACGCCGCCGAGTTCCCGGCGGTGGAGCGCGTCCCCGACGACGACATCAGGGACCTCGAGAAGCTCATCATGAGCCACGTGGTCGAGGACCGCGGGAAGGAGAAGGTGAGCGAGGAGAAGGCGTTGGTCGCCGTGGAGGACACCGGCGTGGCGTCGAGGACGGTGGTGACGAGAGAGTGGGTGgtgttcgacgacgacgacgaagacgacgacgtcgccggcgcgaGGCAAGGGCATTTTGGTCACTACGTGAACCCGTTCCTTGGCGCGCCGTGGGAAGCTGTGACGGGGAGCGGGAACTTGCTAGTTTAG